The Sporosarcina sp. 6E9 genome segment ATTTGAAAAATGATTACACTAAATTCGAAGTAGAAATCACGTTTAAAGATGGAACGAAAGTAGAGTTTGAAGATATTAAATAATATTTAACTGCCTATTCCTAATTTCGAGGAATAGGCAGTTTTTTGCATTCGGTTTTTAATTTCCTTGATAATTCTCTTTCTTTTTTTGTGAATGTATAGTAAGATGTTATTTATTCATCAATTAGCATAAATATACATACATTAAATTTAGAAACTATATAGGGGAAATGTCAAATGAGGAAAAAGCGCATTGTTGTAAAAATCGGAAGCAGTTCATTAACGAATGCACGAGGGGAAATTGACCAAGAGAAATTCACTGATCATGTGAATGCGCTCGCTGAGTTACGTAAGGCGGGCCATGAAGTTCTGTTGGTATCGTCGGGGGCGGTGGCGGCTGGTTTTGGTAGATTAGGGTATAGCGCACGACCGATTACACTGAAAGGAAGGCAGGCGGCAGCGGCTGTTGGTCAAAGCTTACTAATCCAATCTTATATCGATAAATTTACAAAGTTTTCAATTGTGCCCGCACAGATTCTACTGACACGAGATGACTTCACAAGTCGCGAACGTTTTAAAAATGCATATGCAACACTTACAGAATTACTTGAGCGCCGAATTTTGCCGATAATTAATGAAAACGATACAGTTTCAGTCAGAGAATTGACATTCGGTGATAATGATATGTTATCAGCCTTAGTTAGTGGGTTCATTCGGGCGGATCAATTAATCATCTTAACTGATGTAAATGGCCTTTATACAGGAAATCCTCATGCAGATCCGACTGCCGAAAAAATTGAATCACTTAATGAAATTACTGATGAAATGTTATCCTTCACAACCGACAAAGGTTCAACAGTTGGAACGGGCGGTATGCAATCCAAATTATTAGCAGCAAAAACTGCACTTTCGGTCGGTGTTCCGGTTTTCATAGGCACTGGCTATGGTAAAAACAAGTTATTGGAAATGATCCAAGGTGCGGGGGATGGAACTTATATTTCAAACCCTGTTCATAATTCAATCAATATAAGTCAGCAATGGATTGCGATGCACTCGGAGGCGACGGGAAAACTCTTTGTTGATAAAGGCGCCGAAGAGGCAATTCTTTATAAAAGTAAAAATTTACTACCAGCTGGAATTTTTCAAGTAAAAGGAAGCTTTTACCCAGGTGATATCGTTGAAGTATTTGGGGTGAATGGATTAATCGGTAAAGGCGAAGTAACGTATTCATCGAATGATTTACTTAAAATTATGGGACAGAAGAGTAAAGAACAGACGAAACGTGTAAATTCTACACCAGTAGAAGTAATCCATCGTGAAAAATGGGTCAGCATATAAAAGGGGGAATTTAAAATGGGTAAGGTAGCAATCATAAGTGAAGTCCATCTAAAAGGTAAAAAAGCAAAAGATGTCAGTTCAGAATTAATCGGAATTTCTACAGAAAGAAAAAATGAGGCCCTCAATTTAATTGCCAATCAATTGATTTTCGATACTGGATTATTACTAACTGAAAACGAAAAGGATTTAGCCCTAGGAAGTGAAAATGGTCTTACAGATGAAGTGTTAGATCGCATCATGCTATCAAAAGATCGTATTAAAGCGATGGCCGACGGGATTAAATTATTGGTGCAATTACAAGATCCAGTCGGGGAAGTCATTGAATCTATCACGAAAGATAATGGATTACTTATAAATAAAAAACGCGTTCCGATTGGCGTTATTGGAATGATTTATGAAGCACGTCCAAATGTGACTGTTGATGCAGCGACATTATCATTGAAAACAGGAAATGCTGTGATTTTAAGAGGAAGTTCTTCGGCTAAATTTTCAAATCAAGCACTTATACAATCCATCCACAAAGCGCTTGGAAAGAGTGTTATCCCAGTGGACGCAGTTCAGTTGATTGAAGATACAAGTCATGAAACTGCGAAAGAACTCTTTCAATTGAATGATTACCTTGATGTGTTAATTCCACGCGGTGGGAAAAAATTAATCGAGACTGTAGTGAAACAATCGACAGTTCCGGTATTGGAAACGGGTGCAGGGAACTGCCATTTGTATATCGATGAATCAGCTGACTTGGATATGGCTATCAGGATTGGGTTGAATGCGAAAGTTCAGCGTCCATCCGTGTGTAATGCTATTGAAACGATTCTCATTCATGAAAAATGGTTTGC includes the following:
- the proB gene encoding glutamate 5-kinase, whose product is MRKKRIVVKIGSSSLTNARGEIDQEKFTDHVNALAELRKAGHEVLLVSSGAVAAGFGRLGYSARPITLKGRQAAAAVGQSLLIQSYIDKFTKFSIVPAQILLTRDDFTSRERFKNAYATLTELLERRILPIINENDTVSVRELTFGDNDMLSALVSGFIRADQLIILTDVNGLYTGNPHADPTAEKIESLNEITDEMLSFTTDKGSTVGTGGMQSKLLAAKTALSVGVPVFIGTGYGKNKLLEMIQGAGDGTYISNPVHNSINISQQWIAMHSEATGKLFVDKGAEEAILYKSKNLLPAGIFQVKGSFYPGDIVEVFGVNGLIGKGEVTYSSNDLLKIMGQKSKEQTKRVNSTPVEVIHREKWVSI
- a CDS encoding glutamate-5-semialdehyde dehydrogenase; translated protein: MSEVHLKGKKAKDVSSELIGISTERKNEALNLIANQLIFDTGLLLTENEKDLALGSENGLTDEVLDRIMLSKDRIKAMADGIKLLVQLQDPVGEVIESITKDNGLLINKKRVPIGVIGMIYEARPNVTVDAATLSLKTGNAVILRGSSSAKFSNQALIQSIHKALGKSVIPVDAVQLIEDTSHETAKELFQLNDYLDVLIPRGGKKLIETVVKQSTVPVLETGAGNCHLYIDESADLDMAIRIGLNAKVQRPSVCNAIETILIHEKWFAEHGEKLLHALDENHVKIFGDQIVSDLFSFAEQVAEEDWYTEYLGLSVGVKVVGTVNEAIDHINQYGTGHSEAIITTNKNHATLFLTKVDAAAVYHNASTRFTDGFEFGYGAEIGISTQKLHARGPMGLQALTSSKFVIQGDGQIRE